In bacterium BMS3Abin08, the sequence ATGAGGAAACATTCCGGGTTATCAGCAGAGAGAAAAGACAATCCTAACCAAACCACTTTGACCTGGTTAACCCTCCGGGAGATTCAGGAACTTCCTGGGCATAAGAACCTTGAGACAACAATGATATACATCCATGTGCTGGGGGATATGTCAACCGCACCAAAAAGCCCGCTTGACGATCTTTACCGAGGAGAGTCTGTTTATGAAATGAGTTGCGGGTAGATGCTAAAGGGTTGAAGAGGCTATATGAGAACACGGGGGGCACGTGGCTCAACAGGGAGACCGCAGAGATCTCAGCTCATCATGCAAGGGGAATATCCCCGGGGAAATCGAATTCCGCCGGATGTGGTTAAATAGAGATTGTGTATAAATTGCAGTTATTTGTCATTATCCGCAATCCCGAACGCATTCGGGAGTCGGGAATCCTTCTTAAAAACAGATTCCGGACAAGCCGGAATGACGGAAAAAAGCAAACTTTTCGAGTTCGGGACATCCAGAAAGCATTAAAAAGAATAGATTCCGGCTTAAGGACCGCCGGAATGACAGATGAGAAAATTGAGTTTATACGCGGACTATAGTCAGGGACGGGAAGCAGGAAGTCCTATGGTCAAGCTCCCCGACCAAAGGCCGGGGCTTTCGGTAAGATGCATTGTAAAGGGGCATGTAGGGTCGCGCCAACTCTCAAACACCCCGGCATTACAAGGTTGACACGACAGCAGGGTGATTTATGGAAGATAAGGTTAAGATGGAGAATATGTGCTTTGAGGTATCCGGATCAGATGAGGTGTCCAGGCTGGACATCTATCTTTCACAAAAGACCGGCAGGAGCCGTTCCAGCATAGGTAAGCTGATATCGTCGGGCGGGGTCCTGGTTAACGGCAGTATTACCAAGCCCGGCTACAGGCTCAGGAACGGTGACCGGATAGATCTGTGTTTCCCGCAAGAGACCGATGAACGGGGGCTGATTCCCGAAGACTTACCTCTGGAGATAGTTTATCGGGATGATGATATCATCGTAATCGACAAACCCCCCGGGATGGTGATGTATCCTGCTGCAGGACACCCGCAGGGTACGCTCATGAATGCCCTTGCCCATCATGTGGGGAGTCTTGCCGCAGTGGGCGCCCCCCTCAGGCCGGGGGTGGTGCACAGGCTGGACAGGGACACCTCCGGTCTTGTGGTTGTTGCCCTCTCTGACAGGGCATACCATGACCTTGTAATTCAGTTTAAGGAGAGGACCATTGATCGTTACTATCTCGTGCTTGTTTACGGCCCGATTGGGAAAGACAGTGGTGAGATCGATCTTCCGATAGGGAGGTCGAGGCAGGACAGGAAGAGGATGTCCACAAGATCAGGCGGGGGGAGACAGGCAAGGACAGCCTGGGAGGTGGTCGAGAGGTTCAGGGAAGCAACCCTCCTGAAGGCGAGGCTTTTGACGGGGAGGACTCACCAGGTAAGGGTCCATTTTTCAGCCATCGGGCATCCCGTCCTTGGTGACAGGACTTACGGAAGAAAGGACTCCTTAAGAATAGGTAACAGGACGGTCAAGTTACCGCGCCAGATGCTCCATGCCGCTACTCTCGGGATAAGGCATCCCATACGCGGTGACCGGCTGGAGTTCAGCGCCTCCCTTCCTGCGGATATGAAGGAAGTGCTGGAGTTGATCCGAGGGGGCTCTCTTTGATGCTGAAGACGGCAAGGAGCATTGGACAATAGATCCCAAAGGGTATCAGTGCGGGTTAGATAAAACCGATGAGCCGTTTGATGAGAACCCGGCTTTCAGGCTCAACCCCCAAGCCTTTACCTTCTCAAAGGCAAGATGCTAAAATTTAAGCTGAAATCCAGGAAAAGGGGTATGGTATGTCAAAGATCAGACGTGCAGTTGTAAGTGTCTCCGACAAGACCGGGATCGAGGACTTTGCAAAGACACTCAGCGATTTCGGCATAGAGATCCTCTCTACCGGAGGTACTGCGAAGAGGATCAAGGATGCAGGGGTGCCGGTTATCGAGGTATCGGATTATACGGGTTTTCCCGAGATGCTTGATGGTAGGGTTAAGACACTGCATCCAAAGATCCATGCGGGTATACTTGCCCGTAGGGATATCCCCCGGCATATGGATGAACTGAAGGCCCAGGGGATCGAAACTATTGATATGGTCGTGGTGAACCTCTACCCCTTCGAAAAGACAATATCGAGGCCTGATGTCACCTTCCAGGATGCGATTGAGAATATAGATATCGGCGGACCTACGCTCCTCAGGGCCTCGGCGAAGAACTTTGAGAGTGTTGTTGTGGTTGTGGATCCGGGGGATTACATCTGTGTCAGGGATGAACTGGCCTCCCTTGGAGGCGACGTGAGCTACGCGACGAGGGTTTCCCTCGCACAGAAGGTCTTTGCCCACACCTCCGGATATGATGCCGTAATTTCGGAGTATTTGAAGAATACCATTGAGAAAAGCCACAAGGCCGGATAATATTACTTCGGCAAGGTGCATTGTAACGGGATTTCTTCGATAGACAGCCATAGCTTTGACCGTAATTTACATAATTAGAGTCTGTGTATAAACTGCTGTTTTATATTATTGTCATACCCGAAGTCTGTAGTCGGGTATCCAGAAGTTACTGAAAAGACTGGATTCCCGCCCAACAGACCGCGGGAATGACGGCTCTATTGTTGACTTTATACACAGACACATATTAAGGTGAATGGCTTAGATGGATTGATTTAGTATTTACCCTGTTTCACTCCTCCCATTAATCCCCTCCCGTGACGGGAGGGGATTAACAGGTATCTCCCCCTGCCTGGGCGGGAGAGGATTAGGGCGATGTCAATTTATGGAAACAGCCTGTTACTTTAGTATTTGCGATTTCCACCCTTTGTCTTGTATACCGGCTCGTCGTCTGTTCTGAGACAAAGGGGAAGGAATAATGCGCCGGCCACGGAGATGAGGCCTTAAGACCCTTAAGCGCCCATTACAATGCACCTTGCGAAAGCTCCGACCTTTGGTCGGAGAGCTATCAGCCGTTACAATAGGGAAATAAGTAATAGTTCACCCCCACCCTAACCCTCCCCCGTCAAGGGGGAGGGGACAAAGGAATACTGCTTTGCCAAAGAGGAACGTACTATAAAGTCCCCCCCCCTCACCTGACGGGAGGGGGCACTGAACTATCACGAAAATAATTTAGCCGGAGGATTATGATGAAGGTACTTGTGATTGGCGGGGGAGGAAGGGAACACGCCCTGGTCTGGAAACTGGCCCAGAGCAAAAGGGTTGACGAGATCTACTGTTGTCCCGGGAATGCAGGGATCGCCTCGGAGGCCAAGTGTATAGATATCGATCCTTCCGACCACCTGGCCTTGCTGAATTTCGTTAAATATGAGTGGCTCGACCTAACGGTAGTCGGGCCGGAGATCCCCCTCTCAACAGGGGTGGTGGATGTCTTCGAAAAAGAGGGGTGCAAGATCATGGGGCCGGTGAAGAAGGCTGCCCGGCTTGAGTCGAGTAAGGTCTTTGCCAAGGAATTTATGAAGAGATACGGGATACCCACTGCGGAGTATAAGGCCTTTACCTCGTATTTCCTTGCGGAGGAGCATGTCAAGATGAAGGGCGCCCCTATAGTGATAAAGGCGGACGGTCTTGCTGCCGGCAAGGGAGTGATTGTTGCCGATACCGTGGATGAGGCCATTGATGCGCTTAAATTGATTATGAAGGAAAACGCCTTCGGTTCTGCAGGGGAGCGTGTAGTGGTTGAGGATTG encodes:
- the rluD gene encoding ribosomal large subunit pseudouridine synthase D, whose amino-acid sequence is MEDKVKMENMCFEVSGSDEVSRLDIYLSQKTGRSRSSIGKLISSGGVLVNGSITKPGYRLRNGDRIDLCFPQETDERGLIPEDLPLEIVYRDDDIIVIDKPPGMVMYPAAGHPQGTLMNALAHHVGSLAAVGAPLRPGVVHRLDRDTSGLVVVALSDRAYHDLVIQFKERTIDRYYLVLVYGPIGKDSGEIDLPIGRSRQDRKRMSTRSGGGRQARTAWEVVERFREATLLKARLLTGRTHQVRVHFSAIGHPVLGDRTYGRKDSLRIGNRTVKLPRQMLHAATLGIRHPIRGDRLEFSASLPADMKEVLELIRGGSL
- the purH gene encoding bifunctional purine biosynthesis protein PurH, with protein sequence MSKIRRAVVSVSDKTGIEDFAKTLSDFGIEILSTGGTAKRIKDAGVPVIEVSDYTGFPEMLDGRVKTLHPKIHAGILARRDIPRHMDELKAQGIETIDMVVVNLYPFEKTISRPDVTFQDAIENIDIGGPTLLRASAKNFESVVVVVDPGDYICVRDELASLGGDVSYATRVSLAQKVFAHTSGYDAVISEYLKNTIEKSHKAG